From the genome of Oryza glaberrima chromosome 1, OglaRS2, whole genome shotgun sequence:
cgtcgcctcctccagcaccggcgacgccgcctcctcctcctcccgcgccaccgccacctgcTGCAAGGCCGCGACGAAGAGAGGTacgcgatcgatcgagcagagGCCGATCCAAatctaattattatttattcgTGTTAGCATAGTGATCGATCGAGTTTGTTAATTCCTGCGTCGAACTGGTGATCAGCCGTCGTATTGGAGGATGGCGCCGGAGGAGGCACTGCGGTACGCCAAGAAGGAGATAATGGCCGCCGGGCCGGTGATCGACGACCCCGACCTATACGCGCCTCTCTTCAAGAACGTCTCCCAGTTCAAGAGGTATAATATTATTGGTGCATGCGTCGCTTCTTCTTCCGTTCCTCGTTTCACGCACCAGCTACCAAATTAAAGTTCGTCTCATTCTAGCATGTTTTGATAAACAGGATGATCGAGTTGccggttttttttctatttctctggAATTCCGGACATGTAGAagcgtgtatttttttttactagattTCGATCGTTTTTTACTATGTTGATGGCTATACAtcttatatatgtgtgtaaCAACTAACATTCTATCCCTTATGCTCTTTCAAGGaggtaataatttttttatatcttaAATTCTCTTATATAGTGTGTATTGGAAAACATATagattaataattaaaacttacagtgtaattatattgtaagtttttaaatttatagtgtaattaaaatgaaaatataGATATATTACAGTATAATACTGATTTGACTACATTTTAGTGAAAATTAATGTATCATAAATATATCTAGTGTCTTATATTTTTCAACGAAATTGTGATGTCAGATCAGACAAGTCAATGGGCCATGGTTTGTACCCAAGAGGCTCACTATTTCGGAACGGGAAACTTTCAGGGGAACACATATTTAGAAATTTCCATTGAACTTTAGAaattttgatcatttttttaGTAATGAAATTCATTCCAGCCTTTTCTTCAAAGAAACTATAGATAATTTTTACATAAGGTTGTAGGACGAATGACTACTATTGCTAAACCTCAAGCTATGGTTAGCGAGAATTTACATAACCATTGTAATTCGAATGaaacattttgaaatttaaatatttttcatgaaattcGAATAAATTTGGGGGGTTATTTTTGCGTCATAGGAAAACATTACCCACCCCAAAATCACAATTCGAAATTGTTtttgaacaaaaagaaaatccgGAATTGTGAACATCTCCATACATGATTGTTAGTGTCTCCCGATTTGCGTTCCTTGCTGCGTATATTACTTcctctatcttaaaatatacgaagttgttaattttttacataacatttgatcatttatcttatttaaaaaagttatataactattatttattttgttgtgactctTTTTATCATCAGAGAAAttataatcttaacttatatttttacatatttttttaataaattttaagtaagacgaatgatcaaatgttaattgaaaaagtcaacgacatcgTACATTATGTTGACCACTGATAATGATCAAACCATAATATTTCTGCATTTTGTACAGATTTTTGTACCACTGATAATTCAGTATGGTGACTAAGCTTGTCATAATTGTAGCGAAAATGTGATCATCCAGGAGCTATGAACTGATGGAACGGATACTCAAAGTTTACATTTACCAGGACGGCCGGAGGCCCATCTTCCACACGCCTCCCCTCAGCGGCATCTACGCGTCCGAGGGCTGGTTCATGAAGCTCCTCAAGGAGAGCCGGAggttcgccgtcgccgaccccgCCAAGGCGCACCTCTTCTACCTTCCCTACAGCTCCCAGCAGCTCAGGATCTCGCTCTACGTTCCCGACTCCCACAACCTCAGGCCGCTGGCCGCCTACCTCCGCGACTTCGTCAAAGGCCTCGCCGCCAAGTACCCGTTCTGGAATCGCACCAGAGGCGCCGACCATTTCCTCGTCGCCTGCCATGATTGGGTAAACCAACatcttgatgttttttttttcactctcttTTTGTGTTGCAGTTTTGATCGTGTTTGGTTTTGGTTCCTGGCAATGGCTGCAGGGATCTTACACGACGACGGCGCATGGCGACCTGCGCCGGAACACCGTCAAGGCGCTGTGCAACGCGGACAGCTCGGAGGGGATCTTCACCCCGGGCAGGGACGTGTCACTCCCGGAGACGACGATCCGGACGCCGAGGCGGCCGCTCCGGTACGTTGGCGGGCTGCCGGTGTCGCGGCGGGGCATCCTCGCCTTCTTCGCCGGCAACGTGCACGGCAGGGTGAGGCCGGTGCTCCTCAAGCACTGGGGCgacggccgcgacgacgacatGCGGGTGTACGGGCCGCTCCCGGCGCGGGTGTCCCGGCGGATGAGCTACATCCAGCACATGAAGAACAGCCGCTTCTGCCTCTGCCCCATGGGGTACGAGGTGAACAGCCCCCGGATCGTGGAGGCGCTCTACTACGAGTGCGTTCCGGTGATCATCGCCGACAACTTCGTGCTGCCGCTGAGCGACGTGCTGGACTGGAGCGCCTTCGCGGTGGTCGTCGCCGAGAAGGACGTACCGGACCTGAAGAAGATACTGCAGGGGATCACGCTCCGGAAGTACGTGGCCATGCACGGCTGCGTCAAGCGGCTGCAGAGGCATTTCCTGTGGCACGCGAGGCCCCTCCGGTACGACCTCTTCCACATGATCCTGCACTCCATCTGGCTGAGCAGAGTGAACCAAATCGAGCTCCACGAGTAGAGACCGCGTCTTGTGTTCGGTCAGAGAAATGTACGTTCTTGGTTCAGCGCAAGATTCTCTGTAAGTTTTGGAGAAGACTGGCCAGAATCTTAAACGATATGCAATTATGAATTATGCATGCATCCATTAAAGAAGTCGTAGGTTGGACGAAATCAACAGAGAACAGCACACTATAGTGGTGTCAGATAGTAGTGTCACCGTCGCTTTTGTTCCTGTTGCCGGACGGGGAATAGTATCCAATTCCAGCAGCTACAGTCTCCAGATATGAAGAGAGTAAGGTGTACCGTACCGTGTACTCTCAGATACTGTGCTATCCTAGATGTTACATATAATCACCACATCTTTACAGATAATTAATTTGTAGCATCTCAACAGCGATTGATTTGCAACAGTAATCCCTAGCAATGCTATGCAAAGAAAGGACTTTGAGACACATCAAGCTTCTTTAATCATGAAACAGTGTAACATATTTTAATCATGAAACAGTGTAACATATTTTATCCTATATTTTATTAGTCGTGTGTGTGCAAATGAATTCCTGATCATGACCCTAGACAGAGaacatatgtgtatatgtgcCACAAAAATTTACACGATGGAAACTAAGTACTCCACATCCCCAAATCAGCTTGAGAGATGGCCGTACGTATCATATCATGCTGAAGAGATTGGCCGTGGAGATGAGAGAGTTGGTGGCGAGTCCGATGAACGCGATGAAGGAAAACCACACCGCGCTGTTGATCTTCTTGTTGAACGGATCCTTGCCGAAGCTCGACATCCACAGATCGTTGCGGGAcgctgccgccgacgaggccgacATGAGGAGATACGCCAACACCTGCAGCGAGACCAGGAAGATCAGATGGTCAGACACCGGAAACACCTCTGCTTTCCCTGCTTTGGAATGGCGCATTTCAGGTGAAGGATGAGAGGCTGGGGCTTTGCCTGATCCAGGAAGAGGCTGAAGTAGTAGCTCGAGGTGCTCCGGAAAATAAACCTCGGCGAAACCAGGCGGCGAATCTCGCCGAACGCTTGCGCGATCGAGTAGATGCAGACGACGATGTTCACTCCGACGGCGTACCTGCAAGTTTTAGTGTTGTTCAATGGGGAGAAGAGAAAGTTAT
Proteins encoded in this window:
- the LOC127762170 gene encoding probable glycosyltransferase At5g03795; the encoded protein is MPPPRLATATAHHPAGPSRRRLHHRRGAMFSVSCWRLGAIASLVAAAAATTVLLNFSLPSSPHVPATDFTGKLSAAISPPPPPSSPPPAPATPPPPPPAPPPPAARPRRREPSYWRMAPEEALRYAKKEIMAAGPVIDDPDLYAPLFKNVSQFKRSYELMERILKVYIYQDGRRPIFHTPPLSGIYASEGWFMKLLKESRRFAVADPAKAHLFYLPYSSQQLRISLYVPDSHNLRPLAAYLRDFVKGLAAKYPFWNRTRGADHFLVACHDWGSYTTTAHGDLRRNTVKALCNADSSEGIFTPGRDVSLPETTIRTPRRPLRYVGGLPVSRRGILAFFAGNVHGRVRPVLLKHWGDGRDDDMRVYGPLPARVSRRMSYIQHMKNSRFCLCPMGYEVNSPRIVEALYYECVPVIIADNFVLPLSDVLDWSAFAVVVAEKDVPDLKKILQGITLRKYVAMHGCVKRLQRHFLWHARPLRYDLFHMILHSIWLSRVNQIELHE